In the Haloarcula salinisoli genome, CGACTCACAGGACGGTGAGTTACAGGTCGTCGGTGTCGACGAGGACATCGACGCCGTCCTCGACGCACTCTCCTCGGAGACTGCTCGCGACATCCTCAACGCCGTCTACGACGAGCCCGGGACGCCCTCCGAACTGGCCGACCGCCTCGATATGTCCATCCAGAAGGTCTCCTACCACCTGGAGAAGCTAGAGAGCGAGGAGCTCATCGCGGTCGCCGGCACCCAGTACTCAGAGAAGGGCCAGGAGATGACGGTGTACGAGCCGCCGGAGGACCCACTCGTCGTCTTCGTCGGGACGCCGGACCGCAAGCGCACGCTGCGGTCGCTGGTCGAGCGACTGGTCCCTGCTATCGGCCTGCTCACGGCGGCGAGCGTCATGGTGCAGGCCGTCTTCGGGACGATTCCGGGGCTTTTCGGTTCGCCCGAGAGTCCCACTGGGTCCGGCACCGAACCCGAGGTCAGTGGTGGCACCGGCGGCGCCAACGAGACGACGAACACCACTGAGTCGACCCCGGACCCAGACTCGGACGGGCCCCAATCGGGAGCGGAATCGACCGAAGCCCCGGAGCCGACTGACGGCGGTGGTGGCGTGGAAATCATGGAGACCAACGAGCAGCCGACCGAGACGCCGACACCGGACGCTGAGCCGTCCACACCGGTCGAGATGGCCCAGGAGGCAACAGATACTGCGACGGCCGTCGCGAGCGGCGGCGGGTTCGACCTCGAACCGGGCGTCGCGTTCTTCCTCGGCGGCCTGCTGGTCATCGCCGTCGTCGGCGTGACGTGGGCCTACACCTCGTGAGCCCGCCTTTCGGTCGCTAAAAGCGTTTTTTGACTCTACGGTTGGCTTTTGATACGCCCGACCGTAGCCATAGACAGGCCGTCGACCGACACGACTGCCCACGTGTCCTGCCAGCCCCGCGACGGCCATCCACTCTACCGCCCCGCTGGCGCACCAACCAATTTGGCCCTCCCCCCCGTAGCCGAGCTATGCGACTCACCTTCCTGGGGACAGGGGCCGCGTTGCCCACCGGTAGCCGAGCGCAGTCCGGGACACTGCTCGAAACCGACGCGGGCGCCCTGCTGGTCGACTGTGGTAGCGGCGTACTCGACGCGCTCGCACGAACCGACACGGGATACGAGGGCGTCGACACCGTCCTGTTGACCCACCACCATCTCGACCACGTTTCGGACCTCGACGTACTCATGAAAGCGCGCTGGCTGGCCGGCGAGACCGACCTGACAATCGCCGGGCCGCCCGGCACGACCGCGCTCGTCGAGGAGCTGCTGTCGGTCCACGAGTACATGCAAGAGCGCCTCGACCTTCGGCTGGTCGACATCGACGACCCGACGATAACGCTTGCCAGCTTCGACGCCGAGTGGCTGGAGACCCGCCACTCGATGCAGTGTTTCGCCTATCGGCTCACGCCATCGGCCGGCGGGCCCACCGTCGCGCTCAGCGGCGACTCCGAGGCGTTTCCGGAACTCGTCGAGTTCGCCGACGGCGCCGCCGTCTTCGCCCACGACTGCTCCTTTCCCGACGACGTCGACGTCTCGAACCACCCCACGCCGACGAGCCTCGGGCGCGCCCTATCGGCGGCCGACGCCGACCTCGGCCGCGTCTACCTGACCCATCTGTACCCCCACACCGAGGGGCGCCACGAGGAGATGCTAGCCTCGCTGGGTGAAGAGTACGACGGCGACGTTCGCTTCGCCGAGGACGGCCTCTCGATGACGGTCGAGAGCGTCTGAGGCTCACGCACGCTGGAGCGTCACGCGGAACTCCGCCCCGCCCATCTCGCTCTCGCCCACCGTCACCCC is a window encoding:
- a CDS encoding MBL fold metallo-hydrolase — its product is MRLTFLGTGAALPTGSRAQSGTLLETDAGALLVDCGSGVLDALARTDTGYEGVDTVLLTHHHLDHVSDLDVLMKARWLAGETDLTIAGPPGTTALVEELLSVHEYMQERLDLRLVDIDDPTITLASFDAEWLETRHSMQCFAYRLTPSAGGPTVALSGDSEAFPELVEFADGAAVFAHDCSFPDDVDVSNHPTPTSLGRALSAADADLGRVYLTHLYPHTEGRHEEMLASLGEEYDGDVRFAEDGLSMTVESV
- a CDS encoding helix-turn-helix domain-containing protein, with product MSLLPSRGPDTSDSQDGELQVVGVDEDIDAVLDALSSETARDILNAVYDEPGTPSELADRLDMSIQKVSYHLEKLESEELIAVAGTQYSEKGQEMTVYEPPEDPLVVFVGTPDRKRTLRSLVERLVPAIGLLTAASVMVQAVFGTIPGLFGSPESPTGSGTEPEVSGGTGGANETTNTTESTPDPDSDGPQSGAESTEAPEPTDGGGGVEIMETNEQPTETPTPDAEPSTPVEMAQEATDTATAVASGGGFDLEPGVAFFLGGLLVIAVVGVTWAYTS